A stretch of Apis cerana isolate GH-2021 linkage group LG1, AcerK_1.0, whole genome shotgun sequence DNA encodes these proteins:
- the LOC107997561 gene encoding kalirin isoform X9, whose translation MDGTRAAEVLPLLQERLAILPGSRDRRGGPVLLFPTTPRRERAKPEDYRRLLQYLLTVPSDEARGLRFTVIVDMRGATWDSVKPILKVLHEHFHRSIHVAFIIKPENFWQKQRTSLAKQKKYNFEINTISLEALTKVIDPSQLTADLDGSLQYDHAQWIDTRLAVEDFTWQASDLLDRLDDLQEDLSRNDFADDVAGAKHGIDLHNEMKKKIMKVPVEEIEVIGQRLLQRFDNNIAASSGEGGSIESGATGGTDPDGRALAALVIQHLDSVHAAQQHLLQLWHIKKMKLDQCFQLRLFEQDCEKMFDWICHNREGFLANYVEIGRSYQLAKNLQEEHKHFTISSMNVYVNINKILTMASRLLETQHYAAGHVRAVAGRLDRAWKEFAAGLDERTAVLSLSVVFHHKAEQYVDSVAGWSQACDAGNLPNEIPILESHIRQHQTLYEAMCQAYTESQDGHGIDGHSGMSGNPAADYSEGASHVLAVIHQILGHHRALEARWHARKVKLHQRLALRLFQEDVKQVLDWLTNHGEVFIRKNTGVGRNLQKARVYQKSHEHFENVAQNTYTNATKLLTAAQELAHTGECAADEIYAVAQELEAHVSSFAARVEQRRRRLDLAVVFYTHEKELSGWVDELRQELQQDEVAENLETAERLLEQCAQHRASCMEACASTIVQGEALLRELRESTDAPDTTGSISAVEAALDRLASLRQELEDLWATRKLRLELCLRLRVFERDALEASGQLEMWAQELQGPSREGSPEQLLRAHNDGVAHMQNTAFQVLQQGQELAQVLEQAGVCIMADGQHSAATRVQVLLEFLNEREMDAEDLAEMRRVRLEQASQLVQLQTDATHVANWIRNGEAMLLASLRVPENLQDAEQLRLEHEQFQVAIEKTHTSAVQVKHRADALVSANHYDPKSIREVAEDVTKRWQQLVTCAEERHKLVTASINFYKTAEQVRSVLDSLEREYKRDEDWCASGEKATQVPTLVGKHQEQKEAFLKACTLVRRTAETFLKYTNRSLQFYSYQANSAGSENKVKNILEELLSKENRVLEYWTQRKKRLDHCHQYVLFERSAKQALEWIRETGELYLATHTNVGKNRIENEQLLREHNEFKGAAKETRERVKLLIQLADNLVEKGHAHAVAIKQSVAEVDQRYKDFSTRMDCYKTQIEEDLGIQSDDGQKDLSIDRNSDPLLEEKIKGKDLKELNEEKRRSARRKEFIMAELLQTERTYVKDLETCIRCFLEETRCGKGNVPSGLQGRESIIFSNMEEIHQFHSNIFLRELEKYETMPEDVGHCFVTWAPKFDMYVTYCKNKPESNQLLVTHGGTWFEELQRKHRVEHPIAAYLIKPVQRITKYQLLLKDLQACCQEGQGEIKDGLEVMLNVPKKANDALHLSMLEGCDVRIDTLGDVVLQDSFTVWDPKQLIRKGRDRHIFLFELYLLFSKEVKDSAGKVKYIYKSRLMTSELGVTEHIEGDECKFAVWTGRAPTSDTRVVLRANSMDAKQLWVKRLREVIQETYFSLSMPKSPAKKSSSQRSSRDLEECTSLDDSVENLDRNSLASFGSTNTTDSDKTGVAEVTWVIADHSAAPGSKELTVTKGQQVEVLENGSNISGVNTSEWTHVRLLVAPGQVDPPPEGLVPTSALKQPPPVSSKTSPSRKVPGQQQQQQQQQQQQQQQQLHYQQQSSSQVQTTASSGGFATASSAAGIAGSSSTITTSITPVLPIQNVPVLPDETENVANDGSTPANTNSPGNKRRGFSGRKWLPPPLRKLSQGKVEKSPPTTTSTATSMTSIVPPSGDRLKKNVSEKRFKLPTGAEQSRPSRTASISISALTTATASMRVSASEADLDTELQPGIEGEEDEGETEQSEPELEEDVPEPDNTEALTYSEQNGADDVEDELELPPPMKPITEPILVGTANGASGSAITTEGCGKSRTSERSTKILDGATTVDLAEIEQIVKERMEQHTENQERQSLMRTPSGKNSSIGSADNDYDKDAVSTIATTTITSSTTIMTTVATATVATGITTTTTKIGTTSSPAHGNSEEYDLESAVLVKRQFVIRELVETEKDYVNDLKQIVEGYMALMRDSESQVPLPDDLRGGKDKMVFGNIEAIYEWHRDFFLKALERCLERPEELGPLFKRYERKLHMYVVYCQNKPVSEYIVSEYIDTYFEDLRQKLGHRLQLCDLLIKPVQRITKYQLLLREALRLTERTQRISEIEGLRAAVHVMRIIPKAANDMMDVARLQGFDGKITAQGKLLLHGPLLVSEFSSNLPSKEKEWQVFLFEQNIIFSEAVGKKTQFTNPVYIYKAHIQVNKMSLEECYDDSEKFIIRSTDPRKPGLGFSCSAVEENGPRKQEWVDTITAILQTQRDFLKAIQSPIAYQKELTKDPFRGVSPDSPCRGNVLSSTIPNMSKTNEERRNEIAATTSSKALATAAAATATTTSVLQRPRTGGLDQDSSQSPSPSKSRLNFLEGFRSTLRPRSPVRNNSIPQKDSSFSSS comes from the exons ATGGATGGAACAAGAGCTGCAGAGGTCTTACCTTTGCTTCAAGAACGTTTGGCCATTCTGCCAGGTAGCCGAGATCGCAGAGGTGGACCAGTACTTTTATTTCCTACTACACCAAGACGTGAAAGAGCCAAACCTGAAGATTATCGCCgtcttttacaatatttattgacTGTCCCCAGTGATGAAGCTAGGGGTTTACGTTTCACTGTGATTGTGGATATGCGTGGTGCTACTTGGGATTCTGTCAAACCAATACTAAag gtaTTGCATGAACATTTTCATCGATCAATACATGTTGCTTTTATCATTAAACCTGAAAATTTCTGGCAAAAACAACGGACATCATTAGCcaagcaaaaaaaatataattttgaa ATAAATACTATAAGTTTAGAAGCTTTGACAAAAGTAATTGATCCATCACAATTGACAGCAGATTTAGATGGATCATTACAATATGATCATGCTCAATGGATTGATACAAGATTAGCTGTAGAAGATTTTACATGGCAAGCAAGTGATCTTCTCGATAGATTAGACGATTTACAAGAGGATTTAAGTCGAAACGATTTTGCGGACGATGTAGCTGGAGCAAAACATGGAATTGATTTGCATaatgaaatgaagaaaaaaattatgaaagttCCGGTAGAAGAAATTGAAGTTATCGGTCAGCGATTGTTACAACGCTTCGATAATA ATATAGCAGCGAGTAGTGGCGAAGGCGGTAGTATAGAAAGTGGAGCAACCGGTGGCACCGATCCTGATGGACGAGCATTAGCCGCGTTAGTAATTCAACACTTAGATTCTGTACATGCTGCACAACAACATCTTCTACAGTTGTGGCATATTAAGAAGATGAAATTGGATCAGTGCTTTCAACTAAGACTTTTTGAACAAGATTGTGAAAAAATGTTCGATTGGATTTGTCACAATAGAGAAGGATTTTTAGCGAATTACGTTGAAATTGGACGTTCTTATCAACTCGCTAAGAATTTACAGGAAGAGCACAAACATTTCACTATAAGTTCTATGAACGTTtatgtgaatataaataagattttaacgATGGCCAGTCGTTTGCTTGAAACTCAACATTATGCTGCCGGACACGTAAGAGCAGTAGCTGGCCGACTAGATCGAGCTTGGAAAGAATTCGCAGCAGGGCTTGATGAACGTACTGCGGTTCTTAGTTTAAGCGTTGTATTTCATCATAAGGCAGAACAATATGTTGATAGCGTTGCAGGATGGAGTCAAGCTTGTGATGCTGGCAATCTACCTAACGAAATACCGATTTTGGAATCTCATATACGGCAGCATCAAACTCTTTATGAAGCAATGTGTCAAGCTTATACAGAG AGTCAAGATGGACATGGCATTGATGGGCATTCTGGTATGAGTGGGAATCCTGCTGCGGATTATAGCGAAGGTGCGTCTCATGTATTGGCAGTGATCCATCAAATTTTGGGTCATCATAGGGCGTTGGAAGCTCGTTGGCATGCTCGAAAAGTCAAATTGCATCAGCGACTCGCGTTAAg ATTATTTCAAGAAGATGTGAAACAAGTTTTGGATTGGTTAACTAATCACGGTGAAgtttttattagaaagaatACAGGTGTTGGTCGTAATCTTCAAAAAGCGAGAGTATATCAGAAAAGTCATgaacattttgaaaatgtcGCACAG aaTACATATACAAATGCAACCAAACTACTTACTGCTGCACAAGAATTGGCTCATACTGGTGAATGTGCTGCTGATGAGATATATGCTGTAGCGCAAGAATTAGAGGCTCACGTCAGTAGCTTTGCGGCAAGAGTCGAACAACGTCGTCGAAGATTAGATTTAGCAGTTGTATTTTATACACATGAAAAAGAG ttaagTGGTTGGGTTGACGAATTACGACAAGAATTACAACAAGACGAAGTGGCGGAGAATTTAGAAACAGCAGAAAGATTGTTGGAACAATGTGCACAACATCGAGCCTCTTGTATGGAAGCATGTGCATCGACTATTGTTCAGGGAGAAGCATTGCTCCGAGAATTGCGAGAATCTACTGATGCTCCTGATACTACTGGCTCT atatcCGCGGTAGAAGCTGCATTAGATAGGTTAGCGAGCTTAAGACAGGAATTAGAAGATTTATGGGCTACTAGAAAATTGAGACTAGAATTATGTTTACGACTACGTGTATTTGAAAGAGATGCTCTAGAAGCGAGCGGTCAATTAGAGATGTGGGCACAAGAATTGCAAGGCCCATCTCGAGAAGGTTCTCCTGAACAATTATTGCGTGCTCATAATGACGGTGTTGCTCATATGCAGAATACCGCATTTCAAGTTCTGCAACAAGGTCAAGAACTTGCTCAG GTGTTGGAACAAGCAGGAGTTTGCATAATGGCAGATGGACAACATAGTGCTGCGACTAGAGTACAAGTgcttcttgaatttttaaacgaaagagaaatgGATGCGGAAGATTTAGCAGAGATGAGAAGAGTTCGTTTAGAACAAGCTTCTCAATTGGTTCAATTACAAACCGACGCTACACATGTTGCCAATTGGATTCGTAATGGAGAAGCTATGTTATTAGCTTCTTTGAGAGTTCCGGAAAATCTTCAAGATGCAGAACAGCTTCGTTTAGAACACGAACAGTTTCAAGTCGCTATAGAAAAAACACATACTTCAGCTGTTCAG GTGAAACACAGAGCAGATGCGCTAGTGAGTGCTAATCATTATGACCCAAAGAGTATAAGAGAAGTGGCTGAGGATGTAACTAAAAGATGGCAACAACTTGTGACATGTGCAGAGGAAAGACACAAACTAGTAACAGCTagcattaatttttacaaaacggCAGAACAAGTTCGTTCTGTATTAGATAGTCTTGAACGTGAATATAAAAGAGACGAAGATTGGTGTGCTTCTGGTGAAAAAGCTACACAAGTTCCAACACTTGTTGGCAAACATCAAGAACAAAAAGAAGCATTTTTAAAAGCATGCACATTAGTCCGGCGAACTGCGGAaacatttcttaaatatacgAACCGTAGTCttcaattttatagttatCAGGCAAATAGTGCTGGTTCTGAgaataaagttaaaa atattttggaGGAGTTACTTAGTAAAGAGAATCGCGTGCTCGAATACTGGACGCAACGTAAGAAACGATTGGATCACTGTCATCAGTATGTTCTGTTTGAGCGTAGTGCTAAACAGGCTTTAGAATGGATTAGAGAAACGGGTGAATTATATCTAGCAACACATACCAACGTTGGTAAAAATCGTATCGAAAACGAACAATTATTACGCGAGCACAATGAGTTTAAAGGTGCTGCGAag GAAACACGAGAAAGAGTAAAGCTGTTGATTCAACTTGCTGATAATTTAGTCGAGAAAGGACATGCTCATGCAGTCGCAATCAAACAATCTGTCGCTGAAGTGGATCAACGATATAAGGATTTTAGTACGCGTATGGATTGTTATAAAACACAAATTGAAGAAGATCTTGGAATTCAATCAGACGATGGTCAAAAGGATCTTTCTATCGATCGCAATTCCGATCCATTACTCGAGGAAAAGATCAAaggaaaagatttaaaagaattaaacgaagaaaaaagaagatcagCACGGCGAAAGGA ATTTATAATGGCTGAACTGCTACAAACAGAACGAACTTACGTGAAAGATTTAGAAACTTGTATTCGATGTTTCTTGGAAGAAACACGTTGTGGAAAAGGAAATGTTCCATCCGGATTGCAAGGACgagaatctataatttttagtaatatggAAGAGATTCATCAATTTCATAGTAACATATTTCTTCGTGAACTTGAAAAATACGAAACTATGCCCGAAGATGTTGGACATTGTTTTGTAACATGg gCACCTAAGTTTGATATGTATGTGACATATTGCAAGAATAAACCAGAAAGTAATCAATTATTAGTTACTCATGGTGGGACATGGTTTGAAGAATTACAAAGAAAACATCGAGTTGAACATCCGATTGctgcatatttaattaaacccgtacaaagaataacaaaatatcaattattattaaaagatcttCAG GCTTGTTGCCAAGAAGGACAGGGCGAAATAAAGGACGGCCTTGAAGTAATGTTAAATGTGCCTAAGAAAGCAAATGATGCCTTACATTTAAGTATGCTGGAAGGTTGCGATGTAAGAATAGATACATTAGGTGATGTAGTATTACAGGATTCTTTTACGGTATGGGATCCTAAACAATTGATTAGAAAAGGCAGAGATCGGCacatatttctatttgaattgTATCTGCTCTTTAGCAAAGAAGTGAAAGATTCGGCTGGGaag GTAAAATACATTTACAAAAGTCGTTTAATGACTTCTGAGTTGGGTGTAACTGAACATATTGAAGGTGACGAATGCAAATTCGCAGTATGGACAGGTCGTGCACCGACTAGCGATACACGCGTTGTTCTTCGAGCCAATTCAATGGATGCTAAGCAATTATGGGTGAAAAGATTACGTGAAGTTATTCAAGAAACATATTTCAGTTTAAGTATGCCCAAGAGTCCTGCGAAAAAAAGTTCAAGTCAACGATCTAGTAGAGATCTCGAAGAATGTACTTCTTTGGATGATAGTGTTGAGAATTTAGATAGAAATTCTTTGGCATCTTTTGGTTCTACTAATACTACAGACTCAGATAAg ACCGGCGTAGCCGAGGTAACTTGGGTCATTGCCGATCACTCTGCAGCACCAGGTTCGAAAGAGTTGACGGTAACGAAAGGTCAACAAGTTGAAGTATTAGAAAATGGAAGTAACATTAGCGGTGTGAATACATCCGAGTGGACTCACGTGCGTTTACTAGTTGCTCCAGGACAAGTTGATCCTCCTCCAGAAGGATTAGTTCCTACTAGTGCGCTTAAACAACCCCCTCCGGTTTCTAGTAAAACTTCACCATCTAGGAAAGTTCCAggacagcaacaacaacaacaacagcagcagcagcagcaacaacaacaacaattgcATTATCAACAACAATCGAGTAGTCAAGTTCAAACTACCGCATCCAGTGGAGGATTTGCAACTGCATCCTCTGCTGCTGGAATAGCAGGCTCTTCGTCGACGATTACAACAAGTATAACACCTGTGTTACCGATTCAAAATGTTCCTGTGTTGCCGGATGAAACTG aaaatgttgCAAACGATGGAAGTACTCCTGCGAACACAAATTCTCCAGGAAACAAAAGGCGTGGCTTTAGCGG gAGAAAGTGGTTACCTCCACCATTGCGTAAACTTAGTCAAGGTAAAGTCGAGAAATCACCACCAACGACGACATCGACAGCGACATCGATGACATCGATTGTACCGCCATCAGGCGATCGGTTGAAGAAGAATGTCTCGGAGAAACGATTCAAATTACCGACTGGTGCGGAACAATCTCGACCGTCCAGAACTGCTTCTATTTCTATCTCTGCGTTAACAACAGCGACTGCCTCTATGCGTGTATCTGCTTCTGAAGCGGACCTTGACACTGAACTTCAACCAGGAATCGAGGGAGAAGAAGACGAAGGAGAAACCGAACAATCGGAACCAGAATTGGAAGAAGATGTACCGGAACCCGATAACACAGAAGCTTTAACTTATTCGGAACAAAATGGAGCGGACGATGTCGAAGACGAATTAGAACTTCCTCCGCCGATGAAACCCATCACTGAACCGATACTTGTAGGAACTGCGAATGGAGCATCGGGGTCTGCAATTACAACAGAAGGCTGTGGAAAATCTCGA acatcTGAACGTTCAACGAAGATTCTTGACGGTGCCACAACGGTTGATTTAGCTGAAATTGAACAAATcgtaaaagaaagaatg GAACAACATACGGAAAATCAAGAAAGGCAAAGTCTGATGCGAACACCTAGTGGTAAAAATTCAAGCATTGGCAGTGCGGATAACGATTATGACAAAGATGCAGTATCAACTATTGCTACTACCACGATTACTTCATCAACGACGATAATGACAACAGTAGCGACAGCAACTGTAGCGACTGGGATAACGACAACAACAACTAAGATAGGAACAACGAGTAGTCCTGCTCACGGGAATTCGGAGGAATACGACTTGGAGAGTGCAGTGCTAGTAAAACGACAATTCGTTATTCGAGAATTAGTGGAGACAGAAAAAGATTATGTAAATGATTTAAAGCAAATAGTTGAAGGATACATGGCGTTAATGCGAGATTCTGAATCTCAAGTGCCATTGCCAGATGATTTACGCGGTGGAAAAGACAAAATGGTTTTTGGTAACATAGAGGCAATCTACGAATGGCATAGAGA TTTCTTTCTGAAAGCTTTGGAACGTTGCTTGGAACGGCCGGAAGAGCTTGGGCCGTTGTTTAAGCGATACGAAAGGAAGTTACATATGTATGTTGTTTATTGTCAAAACAAACCAGTCTCCGAGTATATTGTTTCTGAGTATATAGATACCTATTTCGAG GACTTGAGGCAAAAGCTCGGACATCGATTACAATTATGCGATCTTTTGATCAAACCGGTTCAAAGAATCACAAAGTATCAACTTCTTCTTCGAGAGGCATTAAGACTTACCGAACGAACTCAAAGAATTTCGGAAATCGAAGGACTTAGAGCAGCGGTTCATGTAATGCGTATTATTCCAAAAGCGGCCAATGACATGATGGATGTTGCAAGACTTCAAGGTTTCGAT ggaAAAATTACAGCgcaaggaaaattattattgcacgGACCACTTTTAGTCTcagaattttcttcgaatttaccTAGTAAGGAAAAAGAATGGCAAGTCTTCCTGttcgaacaaaatattatttttagtgagGCTGTCGGAAAAAAGACACAATTCACCAATCCTGTCTATATTTACAAGGCTCATATTCAG GTGAATAAAATGAGTTTGGAAGAATGTTATGATGATTCGGAGAAGTTTATAATTCGATCAACAGATCCTCGAAAACCTGGCCTTGGATTCTCTTGTAGCGCAGTAGAAGAAAATGGGCCACGGAAGCAGGAGTGGGTAGATACGATCACTGCCATCCTGCAGACCCAACGTGACTTCCTTAAAGCGATACAGTCACCAATTGCCTACCAAAAGGAACTTACCAAAGATCCATT TCGTGGCGTGAGTCCGGATTCTCCATGTCGAGGGAATGTACTTTCATCAACAATACCGAACATGTCTAAAACGAACGAAGAACGGAGAAATGAAATCGCTGCTACTACCTCTTCAAAAGCATTAGCTACAGCTGCAGCAGCGACAGCTACGACAACATCGGTTTTACAGCGACCTCGTACTGGAGGCTTGGATCAGGATTCTTCACAATCGCCAAGTCCTAGCAAAAGCAGACTGAACTTTCTTGAGGGATTCAGAAGTACTCTACGTCCACGATCACCTGTTCGCAACAACTCTATTCCG CAAAAggattcttctttctcttcctcttga